The candidate division WOR-3 bacterium genome window below encodes:
- the mrdA gene encoding penicillin-binding protein 2, whose translation MDPELKKYRFLQIAILLSFVLILFFSFKLQIFEGKYYHRLSEENRIKKKYIIAPRGNIYDRYGRVLANTRPAFYVSIIPALAEQKTITKIAQIFGIDTTEIKKKFKIEKNPYVAIKIVRDISFKQVSMIEEHRSELAGIEVGVEPVRNYPYADLFCHVLGYVSEITDVELKLMKEYKIGDYIGRTGIEEQYEKELSGKDGIDYVEVDVLGREVGKVAEYRPVPPVPGDDLYTTLDLELCDSTAQLLKPYPRAAVVALNPQNGEVYVLYSKPGYDPNRFVRGLKAAEWNALINSQDAPMFNRATMSCYPIGSTIKPFLALVALDKGLIEPKKRFEPCTGGLRLGNRIFGCWKIHGSLNLVEAITHSCDVYFYQLGKFLGIDNIAEILYELGFGQPTGIDLPQEKGGLIPDRNYLNKKYGRSWTEGHIYNLSIGQGDILATPLQLARAYTLFANQENVLVVPHLKLHQPPTIKKINKNIEALQTVREALHRVVLVGTGTLARVYGYEVSGKTGTAENPHGEDHALFVGYAPTEKPRILVCALVENAGHGGAVAAPLVGRIIKIFSEIEKRYSHETE comes from the coding sequence ATGGATCCGGAGTTAAAAAAATATCGTTTTTTACAGATTGCAATTCTGCTCAGTTTTGTGCTTATTCTGTTCTTCAGTTTTAAACTCCAGATATTTGAAGGGAAATATTACCATCGGTTATCCGAGGAAAATAGGATAAAGAAAAAGTATATCATCGCCCCCCGGGGAAACATCTATGACCGCTATGGCCGTGTGCTCGCCAATACACGTCCGGCGTTTTATGTTTCAATCATTCCGGCATTAGCCGAACAAAAAACCATTACAAAGATTGCCCAGATATTCGGTATAGATACCACTGAAATCAAAAAAAAATTCAAAATTGAAAAAAATCCCTATGTTGCAATAAAGATCGTCCGGGATATCTCTTTTAAACAGGTTTCAATGATTGAAGAACATCGTTCGGAATTAGCCGGAATAGAAGTAGGTGTAGAACCTGTGCGCAACTATCCCTATGCCGATTTATTCTGCCATGTTTTAGGTTATGTGAGTGAAATAACCGATGTCGAACTGAAACTGATGAAAGAATACAAGATTGGCGATTATATCGGTCGGACCGGTATTGAAGAACAATATGAAAAAGAGTTAAGCGGCAAAGACGGGATAGATTATGTGGAGGTAGATGTTCTGGGCAGGGAGGTGGGTAAAGTCGCTGAATATCGGCCGGTGCCACCAGTGCCGGGCGACGACCTTTACACCACTTTGGATTTAGAATTGTGTGATTCCACCGCCCAGCTCCTCAAACCTTATCCCCGCGCAGCAGTCGTTGCCCTCAATCCCCAGAACGGTGAAGTATATGTATTATATTCGAAACCGGGCTACGACCCTAACCGTTTCGTCCGGGGACTCAAGGCTGCTGAATGGAATGCATTGATCAATTCTCAAGATGCTCCGATGTTCAATCGCGCGACAATGAGCTGTTATCCAATCGGCTCCACGATCAAACCATTCCTGGCACTCGTAGCACTGGACAAAGGATTGATCGAACCGAAAAAAAGATTTGAACCCTGCACCGGGGGTCTTAGATTGGGCAACCGTATCTTTGGCTGTTGGAAAATTCACGGAAGTTTAAACCTTGTTGAGGCAATAACCCATTCCTGTGATGTTTATTTTTATCAATTGGGCAAATTTTTAGGCATAGATAATATCGCCGAAATCCTCTATGAATTGGGATTTGGTCAGCCAACGGGGATTGATCTTCCCCAGGAAAAAGGTGGATTAATCCCGGACCGGAATTATTTAAACAAAAAGTATGGACGATCTTGGACCGAGGGGCATATCTATAATCTTAGCATTGGACAGGGCGATATCCTTGCTACTCCGCTCCAGCTCGCCCGTGCTTACACCCTCTTCGCTAATCAGGAAAATGTCTTGGTCGTACCCCATCTCAAACTCCATCAACCCCCAACAATCAAAAAAATAAACAAAAATATAGAGGCACTCCAAACGGTACGGGAGGCACTACACCGCGTAGTTTTAGTAGGTACAGGCACCCTTGCCCGGGTTTACGGTTATGAAGTAAGCGGCAAGACCGGAACTGCGGAAAATCCCCATGGTGAAGACCATGCCCTCTTTGTAGGCTATGCTCCAACAGAAAAACCCCGCATCCTGGTCTGTGCATTGGTGGAAAATGCTGGACACGGCGGTGCTGTTGCAGCACCTTTGGTAGGTAGAATCATCAAAATCTTTTCCGAAATTGAAAAGCGGTATAGCCATGAAACAGAATGA
- a CDS encoding radical SAM protein: MDELKDLAHKARELSYSHHGRKITFYIPGMFYYNGIRGNFPAISITGQSCQLHCHHCQGKLLHTMIPVRDFDELIAVGERLAKDQAVGFLLSGGFDTNHTLPIKEFIPAIKRLKEKTNLKISLHCGILDPETCYQLKDAGLDQALIDVIGADETIRRVYHTKISVREIFQTIENLLNARITVIPHIVIGIDYGRIIGEYRAIDLLSILPVETIVLVSLMPLPGTPMEKVQTPSAEDIARLIIYARFKMPQVALALGCARKRGVSEIDLWALECGINRIALPADEAVAKAQHDDLAIEWAKICCSF, translated from the coding sequence ATGGATGAATTGAAAGATCTGGCTCATAAAGCCCGAGAGCTCTCCTACTCACACCATGGCCGGAAAATAACTTTCTATATTCCGGGGATGTTTTATTACAATGGAATCCGGGGCAATTTTCCTGCAATCTCAATCACCGGGCAATCCTGTCAGCTCCATTGTCACCATTGCCAGGGGAAATTGCTTCATACGATGATACCGGTTCGCGACTTTGATGAATTAATAGCGGTTGGTGAAAGACTGGCTAAAGACCAGGCTGTCGGGTTTTTGTTAAGCGGTGGCTTTGATACCAACCATACCCTGCCGATTAAAGAGTTTATCCCGGCAATTAAAAGGCTCAAAGAAAAGACCAATCTAAAAATTTCTCTACATTGCGGGATTCTTGATCCCGAAACCTGTTATCAGCTAAAAGACGCAGGTTTAGACCAAGCGCTCATCGATGTCATCGGTGCTGATGAAACAATCAGGCGGGTATACCATACAAAAATAAGTGTCAGGGAAATCTTCCAAACGATCGAAAATCTTCTCAATGCTCGCATAACAGTAATTCCTCATATCGTTATCGGTATCGATTATGGTCGAATCATCGGCGAGTACCGGGCGATAGACCTTCTCAGCATCCTACCGGTTGAAACCATCGTGCTCGTAAGCCTCATGCCCCTGCCCGGAACACCCATGGAAAAAGTCCAGACACCTTCTGCTGAGGATATCGCGCGCTTGATCATCTATGCACGCTTTAAGATGCCGCAGGTCGCTCTGGCACTCGGTTGTGCCCGGAAGCGGGGTGTTTCCGAGATAGATTTATGGGCATTAGAATGCGGAATAAATCGCATCGCCCTGCCGGCTGATGAAGCCGTAGCCAAAGCCCAGCACGATGACTTAGCGATTGAATGGGCGAAGATTTGTTGTTCGTTTTAG
- a CDS encoding biotin/lipoate A/B protein ligase family protein encodes MNEKKAWRFLDTGALSAAENMAIDAMLLELCAQDKIPNTIRVLQFYPPAVLVGFHQSIEQEVRMDYCRQMGIEINRRITGGGTVFFDRTQLGWEVIARKEFFNHHPPNTDLFKKLSQPIIQLLQSLGINARFRGRNDIEVNGRKISGTGGAEEGKAFLFQGTLLVDFDVETMLRVLRVPIEKLKKHEIDSLKERVTCIKWELGYTPDLKMLKTLIRECFATHFRIDLIESDLTEMEKKLLPEYLKKFRSEKWLYKVRMPVFEQPVIYTTQLSKGGKIKAFFITNLRRRRLQSLILMGDFFAYPSRALFDLESIFKDMPLERELMIRELKDYFQNNPDIYLPQVTLTDFLKIIDSFFEKLKMIEIGFTPEQSNHIFLVNGTYEEIINQRPRYLLLPYCAKSPTCVYRYQNFCTVCEGCSVGVAYQLSHEHDLYPITITSFEDLVRKLKKLKSTTRPAYIGCCCEQFYIKHQKTFEQTKIPAILLDINSETCYDLGKATFAYKGEFENQTHLNIGLLVKVLNDL; translated from the coding sequence TTGAACGAGAAAAAAGCCTGGCGTTTTTTAGATACCGGTGCCCTTTCCGCTGCCGAGAATATGGCAATAGATGCGATGCTCCTTGAACTCTGCGCCCAAGATAAAATCCCCAATACCATCCGCGTGCTTCAGTTTTACCCACCAGCGGTGCTCGTCGGTTTTCATCAATCGATTGAACAGGAGGTCCGGATGGATTACTGTCGCCAGATGGGGATTGAAATCAACCGGCGCATTACCGGCGGTGGAACGGTATTTTTTGATCGAACACAACTCGGATGGGAGGTCATTGCCCGGAAAGAATTCTTCAATCACCATCCACCCAACACCGATTTATTCAAAAAATTATCCCAGCCCATAATCCAGTTACTCCAATCTTTGGGCATCAATGCCCGTTTCCGGGGACGCAATGATATTGAAGTAAACGGTCGGAAAATTTCTGGAACCGGTGGTGCCGAAGAGGGAAAAGCCTTTTTATTCCAGGGGACACTCCTGGTTGATTTTGATGTGGAGACGATGCTCCGGGTGCTCCGGGTGCCGATTGAAAAATTGAAAAAACATGAGATTGATTCGCTCAAAGAGCGTGTCACCTGTATAAAATGGGAACTAGGTTATACCCCGGATTTAAAAATGCTCAAAACCTTAATCCGCGAATGTTTTGCAACGCATTTCCGGATAGATCTGATTGAATCCGATCTCACGGAGATGGAGAAAAAATTATTACCCGAATATCTGAAAAAATTCCGCTCTGAAAAATGGCTGTATAAAGTGCGTATGCCGGTTTTTGAGCAGCCGGTAATCTATACCACTCAACTGAGCAAGGGTGGCAAGATAAAGGCTTTTTTCATCACCAACCTCCGGCGTCGACGTCTGCAGAGTCTCATCCTGATGGGCGATTTCTTTGCCTATCCATCCCGGGCACTATTTGATTTAGAATCCATTTTTAAGGATATGCCATTGGAACGGGAATTGATGATAAGAGAACTTAAAGATTATTTTCAAAATAATCCGGACATTTATCTACCTCAGGTCACACTTACCGATTTTTTAAAGATAATTGACAGCTTCTTTGAAAAATTGAAGATGATCGAAATCGGTTTCACACCCGAACAGTCCAATCACATCTTTCTCGTCAACGGCACATATGAAGAGATAATAAACCAGCGACCTCGGTATCTTCTTCTACCCTATTGCGCCAAATCGCCCACCTGTGTTTATCGTTATCAAAATTTCTGCACGGTCTGTGAAGGTTGTAGTGTGGGTGTCGCATATCAATTATCCCACGAGCACGATCTTTACCCGATAACCATCACCAGTTTTGAAGATTTAGTCCGAAAATTAAAGAAATTGAAATCCACAACCCGGCCAGCATATATCGGCTGTTGCTGCGAACAATTCTATATCAAACATCAGAAGACTTTTGAACAGACAAAAATCCCGGCTATCCTCCTTGACATCAACAGCGAAACCTGCTATGATTTAGGCAAAGCCACATTTGCATATAAAGGAGAATTTGAAAATCAAACCCATCTCAATATCGGGTTATTGGTGAAGGTGCTCAATGACTTATGA
- a CDS encoding FAD-binding oxidoreductase: protein MYNQVDEKLINRLCTIVGKENVLTDPEALENYAHDETPLYHEMPEVVVKPVCTAEISEIMKIASENRIPVTPRGGGTSLSAGAVPLYHGIVLSLERLNKIKEVDEENMMVRVEPGIITGILDRDLLPYNLFFPPDPVSLDSCTIGGNIAECAGGPRAMKYGVTKNYITGLEIVLPDGAVIRLGGKILKNVTGYDLISLFIGSEGTLGIISEATIKTLVRPEIIVDLYIPFKTPNDATGFALEVLRTGLDVTAIELMDGEVVRLVERYLGREIPHSSLDGHTIVEIDGNDKTYLKKIWERIGDIALRFNAADVLVAESSHDRQRIWEIRRKIGESLKAYTKIIAREDLVVPKNKIPILIQQLKECLKRFHTRLYAFGHLGDGNIHTDVGCDDESLLTNPDFLGRLRRNIYEITIALGGTITAEHGVGLSKIPYLGLALDEKTQAMMLRIKREFDPNNILNPGKIFPAQTS, encoded by the coding sequence ATGTATAACCAGGTCGATGAAAAACTGATCAACCGTCTCTGTACAATCGTGGGCAAGGAAAATGTGCTCACCGATCCTGAGGCGTTGGAAAACTATGCCCACGATGAAACCCCTCTCTACCATGAAATGCCCGAGGTAGTGGTAAAGCCAGTTTGCACCGCGGAGATATCCGAGATAATGAAAATTGCAAGTGAGAACCGCATCCCTGTTACTCCCAGGGGTGGAGGAACGAGTCTTTCCGCGGGTGCGGTCCCTTTGTATCATGGGATTGTATTATCTCTGGAGCGGCTGAATAAAATCAAAGAGGTTGATGAAGAAAATATGATGGTGCGCGTTGAGCCCGGTATCATCACCGGCATACTGGATCGGGACCTTCTCCCCTATAACCTCTTCTTTCCCCCTGATCCGGTAAGTCTCGATTCCTGTACCATCGGCGGAAATATCGCCGAATGCGCAGGAGGACCCCGAGCGATGAAATACGGTGTGACAAAAAATTACATCACCGGTTTGGAAATCGTTCTGCCTGACGGCGCAGTTATCCGATTGGGAGGAAAGATTTTAAAAAATGTGACTGGCTATGATTTGATCAGTCTCTTCATCGGTTCCGAAGGCACACTGGGCATCATCAGCGAGGCGACAATAAAAACATTGGTGCGCCCGGAAATCATCGTTGACCTTTATATTCCTTTTAAAACCCCAAACGATGCTACTGGATTTGCCTTAGAAGTCCTGCGCACTGGTCTTGATGTAACAGCCATTGAACTCATGGATGGAGAAGTGGTAAGACTGGTGGAGCGATATCTGGGTCGAGAAATTCCCCATAGTTCGCTTGACGGTCATACCATCGTGGAGATAGATGGCAACGATAAAACCTATTTGAAAAAAATCTGGGAAAGAATTGGTGATATCGCCTTGCGATTCAACGCCGCGGATGTGCTGGTAGCAGAATCAAGCCATGACCGGCAGCGGATATGGGAGATAAGAAGAAAGATTGGCGAATCCTTGAAGGCGTATACAAAAATCATCGCCCGCGAAGACCTGGTCGTACCTAAAAACAAAATCCCAATTCTCATCCAACAGTTGAAAGAATGCCTCAAGCGATTCCATACACGGCTTTATGCCTTCGGGCATCTCGGTGATGGCAATATACATACCGATGTCGGTTGTGACGATGAATCCCTCTTAACAAATCCCGATTTTCTCGGCCGGTTGCGCCGGAATATCTATGAGATAACGATCGCCTTGGGCGGGACCATCACCGCTGAACACGGCGTGGGGCTCTCCAAGATACCTTACCTCGGTCTTGCCCTTGATGAAAAAACACAGGCAATGATGTTGAGGATAAAAAGAGAGTTTGATCCGAACAATATCCTCAATCCTGGTAAAATCTTTCCGGCACAGACGAGCTG
- a CDS encoding NAD(P)/FAD-dependent oxidoreductase → MTYDVVIVGTGPAGAATAQVLAREKLRVLIIDKKKEVGIPVQCGEYIPALLLQEIAVSDDAIAQRITGLRVYFPDNQVYEFSAPGYLIHRSVFDKQLLVDALQHGAILWLKTEFLKIEHDKIWLAREGKIVKIDARILVGADGPNSRVNQLINGRYKDYVIAYQQELPLLKNMDYTEVYFDPALFGGYGWVFPKKRTANVGIGVKTGHRIKVKELFSQFVARLVKEKKVLDSPVRITTGLIPVGGPVPKTVWKNILLVGDAAGQTHPITGAGIPQAVVCGKSAGRAIIKALKNNNLDYLISYEDEWRQRYFAELNRALQKRKKMEVEWDRLHELLKVCWVSFPEYYG, encoded by the coding sequence ATGACTTATGATGTCGTCATCGTAGGGACAGGTCCAGCCGGAGCGGCTACTGCCCAAGTTTTAGCTCGGGAAAAATTGAGAGTCCTGATCATTGATAAAAAGAAAGAGGTGGGCATACCTGTCCAGTGTGGAGAATACATCCCCGCACTCCTTTTGCAGGAAATTGCGGTTTCAGACGATGCGATTGCGCAAAGAATAACCGGATTACGGGTTTATTTTCCTGACAATCAGGTATATGAATTTTCTGCACCCGGTTATTTAATCCATCGCTCAGTATTCGATAAACAATTGCTGGTCGATGCCCTCCAGCATGGAGCAATCCTCTGGTTAAAGACCGAATTTCTAAAGATTGAGCATGATAAAATCTGGTTAGCGAGAGAAGGTAAGATAGTCAAAATTGATGCGCGGATACTGGTAGGTGCGGATGGGCCTAATTCCAGGGTGAATCAGCTCATCAATGGCCGTTATAAAGATTATGTCATCGCCTATCAACAGGAACTCCCCCTGTTAAAAAACATGGATTATACCGAGGTCTATTTTGATCCAGCCTTATTTGGGGGCTATGGTTGGGTATTTCCTAAGAAAAGAACCGCAAATGTCGGTATAGGGGTCAAAACCGGACACCGGATAAAAGTTAAAGAACTATTCTCTCAATTTGTCGCGCGTTTGGTAAAAGAGAAAAAAGTTTTAGATAGCCCGGTCCGCATCACGACCGGGCTTATTCCAGTAGGTGGTCCGGTTCCAAAAACGGTTTGGAAGAATATCCTCCTTGTCGGAGATGCTGCTGGGCAGACCCACCCAATAACCGGTGCTGGTATTCCCCAGGCAGTGGTCTGCGGAAAATCAGCTGGCCGGGCAATAATCAAGGCTTTAAAAAACAACAACCTCGATTATCTGATCTCTTATGAGGATGAATGGCGACAGCGCTATTTTGCAGAACTGAACCGGGCGCTTCAAAAAAGAAAAAAAATGGAAGTAGAATGGGATAGACTCCATGAATTATTAAAAGTTTGCTGGGTTTCTTTTCCGGAATACTATGGATGA
- a CDS encoding radical SAM protein encodes MKKESPGYVRISQAAAMVLGFKYGLFYRNAKSPCINILLTYEGGCAGNCAYCGLSLKRPGGYSEKSFIRVAWDSYPLTSVIEQMKAKIDYIKRICISMITNRRAVKDTKEIIKILKTETPFPISVLAAPTILNYSDFAEMKEAGADRLGIAVDAATPQLFEKLRGRGVNGPHDWNRYWQALAEAVQVFGRNRVGVHLIVGLGETEKEMAATIQHAHDQGIETHLFSFFPEPDSLLANHPQPPAGTYRRMQLARYLINNNLARYEDFAFNDQDQLISFNIPEDKLLSIIDSGKPFMTSGCPGLDGEVACNRPYSDSLPGEDIRNFPFLPEQGDITKIKNELKRYV; translated from the coding sequence ATGAAAAAAGAAAGTCCAGGCTATGTCCGGATCAGCCAGGCCGCCGCCATGGTCTTAGGTTTTAAATATGGTCTTTTTTACCGTAATGCAAAATCACCCTGTATAAACATCCTCCTGACCTATGAGGGTGGTTGTGCAGGTAATTGTGCCTACTGTGGTTTATCCCTGAAAAGACCCGGTGGGTATAGTGAAAAAAGTTTCATCAGGGTGGCATGGGACAGTTATCCATTGACCAGCGTGATAGAACAGATGAAGGCAAAGATCGACTATATTAAAAGAATCTGCATCTCCATGATCACCAATCGCCGGGCAGTAAAGGATACCAAGGAAATCATAAAAATATTAAAAACCGAAACCCCTTTTCCCATTTCGGTGCTCGCGGCTCCGACCATCCTTAACTATTCGGATTTTGCAGAAATGAAGGAAGCCGGCGCAGACCGACTGGGCATTGCGGTTGATGCTGCTACTCCCCAGTTATTTGAAAAACTCCGCGGTCGAGGTGTTAATGGACCGCATGACTGGAATCGCTACTGGCAGGCACTTGCTGAAGCAGTCCAGGTCTTTGGCCGTAATCGGGTCGGAGTTCATCTGATCGTCGGACTCGGTGAAACCGAAAAAGAAATGGCTGCAACGATTCAGCATGCCCATGACCAGGGTATTGAAACACATCTTTTCAGTTTCTTTCCAGAACCGGATTCACTTTTAGCAAACCACCCTCAACCACCCGCAGGAACCTACCGCAGGATGCAACTCGCCCGTTATCTGATAAACAATAACCTTGCCCGCTACGAAGACTTTGCATTCAATGACCAGGACCAACTGATCTCTTTCAACATACCAGAAGATAAACTTTTAAGTATCATTGACTCGGGAAAGCCATTCATGACGAGTGGCTGCCCGGGTCTGGATGGTGAAGTTGCCTGTAACCGTCCATATTCGGACTCCCTGCCCGGTGAGGATATACGCAACTTTCCCTTTCTCCCAGAACAAGGTGATATAACCAAAATAAAAAATGAGTTGAAGAGATATGTATAA
- the rodA gene encoding rod shape-determining protein RodA — MKQNDFRILFFSALISLIGLAMIFSTGGSNYLLKQTIWLVLGIFFSLLVSKFSVRFWSAFSFLFYLLCLLATGLVLFYASGYPRRWFNIGFFSLQPSEFTKIGTILFLASYLSERKKLEKFADFFIPLLIIALPSSLIFMEPDLGAAQIFFPIMCVMLFWAGMPFEKILIFFSPLISAFTSFSIYIWLGFMVIFGIFVYSRKKLTEILYHIIINPITGLITPLIWHSLKSYQQKRIIAFLSPWIDPKGISWQSIQSKIAIGSGQVLGKGFLSGTQKKLEFLPERHTDFIFSCIGEEFGLLGVLIVTFMYILLFYRLLRIAHETKHKFSSLVVIGILTWFWYQTFINIGMTLGILPITGVPLPFISYGGSSLLACFLAIGIVLSIQRGKY; from the coding sequence ATGAAACAGAATGACTTCCGTATACTCTTTTTCTCTGCCCTGATCTCCTTAATCGGACTGGCGATGATTTTTTCCACAGGCGGCAGCAACTATCTTTTGAAACAGACGATCTGGCTGGTTTTGGGGATATTCTTCTCACTACTTGTAAGCAAATTCTCCGTCCGTTTCTGGTCTGCCTTTTCATTCTTGTTTTACCTCCTCTGTTTGCTGGCGACGGGTTTAGTCCTTTTTTATGCCTCAGGCTATCCTCGGCGCTGGTTCAACATCGGATTTTTCTCTCTCCAACCATCCGAATTCACCAAAATCGGCACCATTCTATTTCTTGCCAGTTATCTCAGTGAAAGAAAAAAACTGGAAAAATTTGCCGATTTTTTCATTCCACTTTTGATCATTGCCTTGCCCTCTTCGCTAATATTTATGGAACCCGACCTTGGGGCAGCACAGATTTTCTTTCCGATCATGTGTGTGATGCTCTTTTGGGCGGGTATGCCCTTTGAGAAGATTTTGATCTTCTTCTCACCTTTGATCTCTGCTTTCACCAGTTTCTCCATTTACATATGGTTAGGTTTTATGGTAATATTCGGAATCTTTGTCTACTCGCGGAAAAAATTAACCGAGATTTTGTATCATATTATCATCAATCCTATCACCGGGCTCATCACGCCCTTGATATGGCATTCACTGAAGTCTTACCAACAAAAAAGAATCATTGCCTTCCTCTCTCCCTGGATTGACCCCAAAGGTATCTCCTGGCAATCCATCCAATCCAAGATTGCAATTGGTTCCGGGCAGGTGCTGGGCAAAGGATTCCTTTCCGGCACTCAAAAAAAATTAGAATTTCTTCCGGAAAGACACACCGACTTCATATTTTCCTGCATCGGCGAGGAATTCGGATTGCTCGGGGTGCTCATTGTGACATTCATGTATATCCTTCTTTTCTACCGGCTATTGCGCATTGCCCATGAGACAAAGCATAAATTTTCCAGCCTGGTGGTCATCGGCATCCTTACCTGGTTCTGGTATCAAACATTCATCAACATCGGCATGACCTTGGGTATCCTACCCATCACCGGCGTCCCCTTACCTTTTATCAGCTATGGTGGTTCTTCACTCCTGGCATGTTTCCTCGCCATCGGAATAGTCCTCTCCATCCAGAGGGGGAAATATTGA